Proteins encoded within one genomic window of Spirulina major PCC 6313:
- a CDS encoding adenylate/guanylate cyclase domain-containing protein, whose protein sequence is MISCFLPVQAQLQLDANQAPIPNHAPIPLTTNWHYRWDTLPEFPAGVELPQWNELEDWQSLDLPQKVRVEPDQDILWLAVTLPEVRSRFPALYFRGIPHILEAYINGEQVYLYDELKSDGTLKEKEGEFPIINLQPTHYAQILLIRVYVGSDRLTVGNDPSVLIGFGHQPLYGSQPDLFRRLIFNDGVRFILGFLFIVCGFFPLIITLFKRTDPIYVSFAFVTFLLGIYTITPAQLIRLLFNYSLFWTFIHHTTFHLLPVSLSLFFEHVFGAGPKKIIRRLRYVHLIYAPIAIILASTPLVSWGNAALPTQIGSLFTSSILILLATWRAIKGDPEAKIISFGFSIFLICAMHDIVMYIYPISNWVTIQFYPWGMLFFLICLAFIVERRFTEAQNHLKAYARASDRFVPHEFLQFLGKTSIIDVKLGDQVQKEMTVLFSDIRSFTSISESMPPERNFNFLNAYLRAVSPVIRQYNGFIDKYIGDAVMALFPHSVEDAIQAAVSMQKALDQFNQSVREEGYPAIQIGIGLHRGTLMLGTIGEQQRMETTVIADAVNLASRLEDSTKRYGASLVISQSTLNQLKHPDQFSSRYLGTILVKGKKEPIRICEIYESDATHIRNLKTETKGSFEAAIDLYDQGKLEAAAQLFQSVCAENPEDAVAKLCLLRCKHL, encoded by the coding sequence ATGATCAGTTGTTTCCTGCCCGTACAGGCGCAATTACAACTGGATGCCAACCAAGCCCCAATTCCGAACCACGCCCCGATTCCCCTAACCACCAATTGGCATTATCGCTGGGACACCCTGCCCGAATTTCCAGCCGGGGTCGAACTGCCCCAATGGAACGAACTCGAAGACTGGCAAAGTCTTGATCTCCCCCAAAAAGTGCGCGTCGAACCGGATCAAGACATTCTCTGGTTAGCCGTAACCTTGCCAGAGGTGCGATCGCGCTTCCCCGCTCTCTACTTTCGCGGCATTCCCCACATCCTCGAAGCCTACATCAACGGCGAACAAGTCTACCTCTACGACGAACTCAAATCCGATGGCACCCTCAAAGAAAAAGAAGGGGAATTTCCCATCATTAACCTCCAACCCACCCACTACGCCCAAATCCTCCTGATTCGCGTTTATGTGGGCAGCGATCGCCTCACCGTCGGCAACGATCCCAGCGTCCTGATCGGCTTTGGTCACCAACCCCTCTACGGCTCCCAACCCGATCTCTTTCGACGCTTAATTTTTAATGATGGTGTGCGGTTTATCCTCGGCTTTCTCTTCATTGTCTGTGGCTTTTTTCCCCTGATCATCACCCTCTTCAAACGCACCGACCCCATCTATGTATCCTTCGCCTTTGTTACTTTTCTACTCGGCATTTACACCATCACCCCCGCCCAACTAATTCGCCTCCTCTTCAACTACAGCCTCTTCTGGACATTCATTCATCACACCACCTTTCACCTCCTCCCCGTCAGCCTGTCCCTATTCTTTGAACATGTGTTTGGCGCAGGCCCTAAAAAAATCATTCGTCGTCTCCGGTATGTGCATTTAATCTATGCCCCGATCGCGATCATCCTCGCAAGCACTCCCCTCGTCAGTTGGGGAAACGCCGCCCTCCCCACTCAAATCGGCTCCCTCTTTACCTCCTCAATTCTCATTCTCCTCGCCACCTGGAGAGCCATTAAAGGTGATCCCGAAGCCAAGATTATTTCCTTTGGCTTTTCGATTTTCCTGATTTGTGCAATGCACGATATTGTGATGTACATTTACCCCATTTCAAACTGGGTCACGATCCAGTTTTATCCCTGGGGAATGCTGTTCTTTTTAATCTGTTTAGCCTTCATTGTTGAACGTCGGTTCACCGAAGCCCAAAACCACCTCAAAGCCTATGCCAGAGCCTCCGATCGCTTCGTTCCCCATGAATTTCTCCAATTCCTCGGCAAAACCAGCATCATTGATGTCAAATTAGGCGATCAGGTTCAAAAAGAAATGACCGTTTTATTTTCTGATATTCGCTCCTTCACGAGTATTTCAGAAAGTATGCCCCCCGAACGCAACTTTAACTTTTTAAATGCCTATCTCCGGGCCGTTAGTCCGGTGATTCGTCAATATAATGGTTTTATTGATAAATATATTGGGGATGCCGTGATGGCCCTCTTTCCCCACAGCGTTGAAGATGCCATTCAGGCCGCCGTTTCCATGCAGAAAGCGTTGGATCAATTTAATCAAAGTGTGCGCGAAGAAGGCTATCCCGCGATTCAGATTGGAATTGGCCTGCACCGAGGGACGCTGATGTTAGGAACCATTGGCGAACAACAACGAATGGAAACGACGGTGATTGCGGATGCGGTGAATCTTGCCTCACGTTTAGAAGATTCCACCAAACGGTATGGCGCAAGTTTAGTGATTAGTCAAAGCACCCTCAATCAATTAAAACATCCTGACCAGTTTTCCTCGCGCTATTTGGGGACAATTCTCGTCAAAGGCAAAAAAGAACCGATCAGGATTTGCGAAATTTATGAGTCCGATGCCACCCATATCCGCAATCTCAAAACTGAAACCAAAGGCAGTTTTGAAGCTGCCATTGATCTTTACGACCAAGGCAAATTAGAGGCAGCGGCGCAACTGTTTCAATCGGTCTGTGCTGAGAATCCTGAAGATGCTGTGGCGAAACTCTGCTTGCTGCGGTGTAAGCATCTGTGA
- a CDS encoding MATE family efflux transporter: MSSSPMPWRLQQELRACVQLSFPLAIAQLSEAATNFVDTMMMGWLGEQSLAAGALGSTSVMSLLIIGVGCVSSVGTVAAIAIGAGQRDRLPTISIHGLLFTLLIATPLSLIVWNLATALPYLGQSVTNTELAQGYLQAIAWGIPAALGFSLIRNLASAVNQPQIIMQIMGLGIALNVVLNYGLMFGRWGLPELGLAGLGWASTIAFWVKFAIALSIIFSRPSFRPYRFFARCPWQPAMMAELFRIGIPYGSLMTLETGLFLCVTYLMGTLSTTALAAHQIAIQTAAITFMIPLGISHATAVRVGQFYGQGNRRGMRQAGCVGIGLGTLFMSCMGVLFWLLPDLIIGIYLDRTNPDNTAVIHYAVQLLRVAALFQVFDGIQVIANGALRGLKDTYAPMWIGLLSYWGMGLGCSYLLGIVGPWQGVGLWIGLVWGLIVAAVVLTGRFLRQTGTTIA; the protein is encoded by the coding sequence ATGTCTTCATCACCAATGCCCTGGCGGCTACAGCAAGAACTCCGGGCCTGCGTACAATTATCCTTCCCTTTGGCGATCGCTCAACTCTCTGAAGCGGCTACGAACTTCGTGGATACGATGATGATGGGGTGGCTGGGGGAACAGTCCCTCGCCGCCGGAGCGTTGGGGTCTACCTCGGTGATGTCATTGCTCATTATTGGGGTGGGTTGTGTGTCGTCCGTGGGAACGGTGGCGGCGATCGCCATCGGAGCCGGACAGCGCGATCGCCTCCCCACGATCAGCATCCATGGTCTTCTCTTCACCCTGCTGATCGCCACACCCCTAAGCCTGATCGTCTGGAACCTAGCCACCGCCCTCCCCTACCTGGGCCAATCCGTCACCAATACCGAACTGGCCCAAGGCTATCTCCAAGCGATCGCCTGGGGCATCCCCGCCGCCCTTGGGTTTAGCCTGATTCGGAACCTCGCCTCAGCGGTGAACCAACCCCAGATCATCATGCAGATCATGGGGTTAGGGATTGCACTCAATGTCGTGCTCAACTACGGGTTGATGTTCGGTCGCTGGGGCTTGCCGGAACTGGGGTTAGCCGGTTTAGGCTGGGCCAGTACGATCGCCTTTTGGGTCAAGTTTGCGATCGCCCTCAGCATCATCTTCTCTCGCCCCAGCTTTCGCCCCTATCGCTTCTTCGCCCGCTGTCCCTGGCAACCCGCAATGATGGCCGAACTGTTCCGCATTGGCATCCCCTATGGTAGCCTAATGACCCTAGAAACCGGTCTGTTCCTCTGTGTCACCTATCTGATGGGAACCCTCAGCACCACCGCCCTCGCCGCCCACCAGATCGCCATCCAAACCGCCGCCATCACCTTCATGATTCCCCTGGGCATTTCCCACGCCACCGCCGTCCGGGTCGGCCAATTCTACGGCCAGGGAAATCGGCGGGGAATGCGTCAAGCCGGCTGTGTCGGGATTGGCCTAGGAACCCTGTTTATGAGTTGCATGGGGGTGCTGTTTTGGCTGCTGCCGGATCTGATCATCGGCATCTATCTCGATCGCACCAACCCCGACAATACCGCCGTCATTCACTATGCCGTGCAGTTATTACGAGTCGCCGCGCTGTTTCAAGTGTTTGACGGCATTCAAGTGATCGCCAATGGAGCCTTACGCGGCCTCAAAGACACCTACGCGCCGATGTGGATCGGGCTGCTGTCCTATTGGGGGATGGGGTTAGGGTGTAGTTATCTATTAGGGATTGTGGGGCCGTGGCAGGGGGTAGGGCTGTGGATTGGCTTAGTCTGGGGGTTGATCGTGGCGGCGGTGGTCTTAACCGGGCGATTTCTGCGGCAAACCGGAACCACGATCGCGTAA
- a CDS encoding glycosyltransferase family 2 protein, translating to MFTIVITTYNRLPLLKRAIRTSLEQTIACEVIVVDDGSTDGTEAYCERLAQTEVRFCYLRNEQNRGHSYSVNRGVELAQGDWVKFLDDDDYLALDCVAVLEDAIALCPDAVICSCQAAQVNEQEDQLSLTVTAGPGEICRIPQADIHYGMLIEAIPFGTPVQVAVRRQAFLQTGGWDSELDTNFDDIDSWLKVAEHGDALLINRCLSYRTVWPGAYNYRLSLRDRLHTHIEIKHRIYERIAPVHRAHCPPFRQVAAYLRLHWGLVAFRQRQWRPGLAVMGWAITSVGAWRLLWRSRYHRAHLTASTRYVTKEVLRPA from the coding sequence ATGTTTACGATTGTGATCACGACTTATAATCGGTTGCCGTTGTTGAAGCGAGCGATTCGGACATCTTTAGAGCAAACGATCGCCTGTGAAGTGATTGTGGTGGATGATGGGTCAACCGATGGGACAGAAGCCTATTGTGAGCGGTTGGCTCAGACCGAGGTGCGGTTTTGTTATTTGCGGAATGAGCAAAATCGGGGCCACTCCTATAGTGTGAATCGGGGGGTGGAATTGGCTCAGGGGGATTGGGTGAAGTTCTTGGATGATGATGATTATTTAGCCCTCGACTGTGTGGCGGTGCTGGAGGACGCGATCGCCCTTTGTCCTGATGCGGTGATTTGTTCCTGTCAAGCCGCCCAGGTGAACGAGCAGGAGGATCAACTGTCATTAACTGTGACGGCGGGGCCGGGGGAGATCTGCCGGATTCCCCAAGCGGATATTCACTACGGAATGTTGATCGAGGCGATTCCCTTTGGGACTCCGGTACAGGTGGCGGTGCGGCGACAGGCATTTTTACAAACGGGGGGTTGGGATTCGGAGTTGGATACGAATTTTGATGATATTGATTCGTGGCTCAAGGTGGCAGAACATGGGGATGCGCTGTTGATTAATCGGTGTTTGAGTTATCGCACGGTGTGGCCGGGGGCCTATAACTATCGGTTGAGTCTGCGCGATCGCCTCCACACGCACATTGAAATCAAACACCGCATCTATGAGCGGATCGCGCCGGTGCATCGCGCCCACTGTCCGCCGTTTCGTCAGGTGGCGGCGTATCTACGCTTACACTGGGGCTTGGTGGCGTTTAGGCAGCGGCAATGGCGGCCGGGTTTGGCTGTGATGGGCTGGGCGATCACTTCGGTGGGGGCATGGCGACTGTTGTGGCGGAGTCGATACCACCGGGCCCATCTCACGGCATCCACCCGCTATGTAACCAAGGAAGTCCTCCGCCCCGCCTAG
- a CDS encoding WecB/TagA/CpsF family glycosyltransferase, translating into MPAVPETVAVLGLPLHLCPDYGEWVRSRRTQGTHIVTLNAEMAMLAERTPPLATILHRADLIVPDGAGVIFYLWLRRKKQRRCPGIELAAQLIEQLGQEGNTQPIILFGAAPGVAERAAQTWRSRFPHLTIQTQHGYLTDAEKTAFADQLTDLNPALVLVGLGVPRQEYWIADHRDRCPHATWIGVGGSFDIWAGTKQRAPRWLRDNHLEWLYRLYKEPWRWRRMLVLPHFALRSLLP; encoded by the coding sequence ATGCCTGCTGTACCGGAAACCGTTGCGGTGTTGGGATTGCCCCTACATCTTTGTCCGGATTACGGGGAATGGGTGCGATCGCGCCGTACCCAAGGGACGCATATTGTCACCCTCAACGCCGAAATGGCGATGCTGGCCGAGCGCACGCCCCCACTCGCCACCATCCTCCATCGGGCGGATCTGATTGTTCCCGATGGCGCAGGGGTGATTTTTTATCTCTGGTTACGGCGAAAAAAACAGCGACGCTGTCCGGGGATTGAACTGGCTGCCCAACTGATTGAACAGTTGGGGCAGGAGGGCAACACGCAGCCTATTATCTTGTTTGGGGCGGCCCCTGGGGTGGCGGAACGGGCGGCGCAGACCTGGCGATCGCGCTTTCCTCACTTAACCATCCAGACCCAACACGGCTACCTCACCGACGCAGAAAAAACCGCCTTTGCCGACCAATTAACCGACCTCAACCCTGCCCTGGTGTTGGTGGGGTTGGGTGTGCCCCGCCAAGAATATTGGATTGCAGACCACCGCGATCGCTGTCCCCACGCCACCTGGATCGGCGTTGGCGGCAGTTTCGACATCTGGGCGGGCACAAAACAACGCGCTCCCCGGTGGTTGCGGGATAATCACCTCGAATGGCTCTATCGTCTGTACAAAGAACCCTGGCGCTGGCGGCGGATGCTGGTATTGCCGCATTTCGCCCTGCGATCGCTCTTGCCCTGA
- the ftsE gene encoding cell division ATP-binding protein FtsE → MPSSPWFSHWFQRHPTTTTVPAMVQLRNVVKQYPNGIRCLKRINLTLKQGDFLFIIGTSGTGKSTLLKLLYGEEQASSGQVQVNGVDVGSLHGDRLAKFRRRIGVVFQDYKLIPNRTVADNVAFVLQAQGKRQQEINRRLLPTLKMVGLAAKADSFPDQLSGGEQQRVSIARAIVSTPPLLLADEPTGNLDPYNATQILRTLQNLNAYGATVIVTTHDRQMAIQSQQPVLELHQGVLYPVHSDAIAAPLSH, encoded by the coding sequence ATGCCCTCGTCCCCTTGGTTTAGCCACTGGTTTCAACGCCACCCCACAACCACCACCGTGCCGGCCATGGTTCAGTTGCGCAATGTCGTCAAACAATACCCCAACGGCATTCGCTGTTTAAAACGGATTAACCTCACCCTCAAACAAGGGGATTTCCTCTTCATCATCGGCACCTCCGGCACGGGTAAATCCACCCTCCTGAAATTGCTCTACGGCGAAGAACAGGCCAGCAGCGGCCAAGTGCAGGTCAACGGCGTGGATGTGGGCAGTCTCCACGGCGATCGCCTCGCTAAATTTCGGCGGCGGATTGGGGTCGTGTTTCAAGACTACAAACTGATCCCCAATCGCACCGTGGCGGATAATGTCGCCTTTGTTCTCCAAGCCCAGGGCAAACGTCAACAGGAAATTAACCGCCGTCTCCTGCCCACGTTGAAAATGGTGGGCCTCGCGGCCAAGGCCGATAGTTTTCCCGATCAACTTTCGGGGGGTGAGCAGCAACGGGTCAGTATTGCGCGGGCGATCGTCAGTACACCGCCGCTGTTATTAGCCGACGAACCGACGGGTAATCTCGATCCCTACAACGCCACCCAAATCCTCCGCACCTTGCAAAACCTCAACGCCTACGGAGCCACCGTGATCGTCACCACTCACGATCGCCAAATGGCGATCCAGTCTCAGCAACCGGTGCTAGAACTCCATCAAGGCGTGCTCTATCCCGTGCATAGCGATGCGATCGCTGCCCCGTTATCGCATTAG